The Flavobacterium commune genome contains a region encoding:
- a CDS encoding GAF domain-containing protein: MNRHLFKESPFKTLISFHKLIESLEEIALSDVDYRSNYAKSLLKEIEHIPEFRTGIEDFSIITDNKKLIKNLLADLFPTALTHNEIKAVTIPFQNITFNYSKRFKKIVKNAGDFDLNIRDFSDDQFYVLSCILILNAYYNQNFDYSKPLFYDIPDTDGVLHHYRILYNADFIEIYPSENAKSLSQEEIDELMDNFDNIALWKEKFPLESWVLKGFGIVSLFDATKESAISNLKSNLLKRDKEGSEKNKNSESIFRSIFKIPDLRIGISLYNDDEKKFTKLPLDKNSIESFILQNKDEIECCNAFLGCSLNTLLEAKETISISNVEAFAGIPGNERFAQILLDQNIKSCIFTPVVKDNKLLGIIELVSATPRSLNSINANNLQLIIPNIVDTLERHDSDLKNQIEAVIQREYTAIHSSVYWKFKAEAQKYLQTNNSKKEHTFKEIVFKEVYPLYGQIDINSSSEHRNNTVKEDLKNQLNHLISIFENSKSIQKLPLSEQLKFELQSYQEDLGKELKADTEQQIQNYIEKEIHPFLTNAIIDTDDKLLLNSYFENLDPKTNLFYDARKSFDDAMSIINKEMAAVLDNEQTEAQAIFPHYFERFKTDGVEHNLYIGASITPSQTFDLMYLNNLRLWQLQTLCKMELAHHRLKKVLPYGQLEVSSLILVFSSPISIRFRMDEKRFDVDGTYNARYEVVKKRIDKAHIKNTKERITQKEKITIVYSHSFEETEYLKYIKFLQFKKVLEPQIEQFEVEDLQGVYGLKAIRIKVMNSDDNIDSQYTYKELLDTLH, from the coding sequence ATGAATCGTCATTTATTTAAAGAGAGTCCTTTTAAAACCTTAATTTCTTTTCATAAACTCATTGAGTCACTGGAAGAAATTGCACTATCAGATGTTGATTATCGCTCTAATTATGCTAAGTCACTACTAAAAGAAATTGAACATATTCCAGAATTCAGAACCGGAATAGAAGATTTTTCGATTATTACTGATAACAAAAAACTCATTAAAAACTTATTAGCCGATTTATTTCCTACCGCTCTGACTCATAATGAAATTAAAGCTGTTACAATTCCGTTTCAGAATATCACTTTCAATTACAGCAAACGATTTAAAAAAATAGTAAAAAACGCCGGGGATTTTGACCTAAACATCCGCGATTTTAGCGACGATCAGTTTTATGTACTCAGCTGCATTTTAATTTTAAACGCTTACTACAATCAAAATTTTGATTACAGCAAACCCCTTTTCTATGATATTCCGGATACTGATGGTGTTTTACATCATTATCGCATTCTTTACAATGCCGATTTTATCGAAATTTATCCTTCGGAAAATGCCAAAAGTCTAAGTCAGGAAGAAATCGACGAATTAATGGACAACTTTGACAACATAGCCTTATGGAAGGAAAAATTCCCATTAGAAAGTTGGGTTTTAAAAGGATTTGGAATCGTTAGTTTATTTGATGCAACCAAGGAAAGTGCTATTTCCAATCTAAAAAGTAACCTTTTAAAAAGAGACAAAGAAGGCAGTGAAAAAAACAAAAATTCAGAAAGCATTTTTAGATCCATTTTTAAAATTCCCGATTTACGAATCGGAATCAGTCTCTATAATGATGATGAAAAAAAGTTCACCAAATTACCTTTAGACAAAAACAGCATAGAAAGTTTCATTCTTCAAAATAAAGACGAAATAGAATGCTGCAATGCTTTTTTAGGTTGTTCTCTAAATACCCTCTTAGAAGCTAAAGAAACAATTTCTATTTCCAATGTCGAGGCTTTTGCCGGCATTCCCGGAAATGAACGATTTGCTCAAATATTACTGGATCAAAACATCAAAAGTTGCATTTTTACTCCTGTTGTAAAAGACAATAAATTATTAGGGATTATCGAACTGGTTTCGGCAACACCAAGGAGTTTAAACAGTATTAACGCTAACAATCTTCAACTGATTATTCCTAATATTGTTGATACTCTGGAACGTCATGACAGCGATCTAAAAAACCAGATTGAAGCTGTAATCCAACGTGAATATACTGCCATTCACTCAAGTGTATATTGGAAATTTAAAGCTGAAGCACAAAAATATTTACAAACTAATAACTCAAAAAAAGAACATACTTTTAAAGAGATTGTTTTTAAAGAAGTCTATCCGCTTTATGGTCAAATAGATATCAATAGTTCATCAGAACATAGAAATAATACGGTAAAAGAAGATTTAAAAAATCAATTGAATCATTTAATCTCTATTTTCGAAAATTCGAAATCCATACAAAAACTGCCTTTATCAGAGCAACTCAAATTTGAATTACAGTCGTATCAAGAAGACCTAGGAAAAGAATTAAAAGCAGATACCGAGCAGCAAATTCAAAATTATATCGAAAAAGAAATCCATCCTTTTTTGACTAATGCCATTATTGATACTGATGACAAACTACTGCTCAATTCTTATTTCGAAAACTTAGATCCTAAAACAAACCTTTTCTATGATGCCCGAAAAAGTTTTGATGATGCCATGTCTATCATCAACAAAGAAATGGCAGCAGTTTTAGATAATGAACAAACTGAAGCTCAGGCTATTTTCCCGCATTATTTTGAACGTTTTAAAACCGATGGTGTAGAACACAATTTATACATTGGTGCTTCGATAACACCATCGCAAACTTTTGATTTGATGTATTTAAACAATCTCAGATTGTGGCAATTACAAACCTTATGCAAGATGGAATTAGCACACCATCGATTGAAAAAAGTACTACCTTACGGTCAGTTAGAGGTGAGTTCGTTAATTTTAGTTTTTAGTTCTCCAATATCCATTCGATTCCGAATGGACGAAAAACGTTTTGATGTGGACGGTACCTACAATGCCCGTTATGAAGTGGTAAAAAAACGCATTGACAAAGCGCACATAAAAAACACGAAAGAAAGAATTACTCAAAAAGAGAAAATTACCATTGTGTATTCGCATTCATTTGAGGAAACCGAATACCTGAAATACATCAAGTTTTTACAATTCAAAAAAGTCCTTGAGCCCCAAATAGAACAATTTGAAGTGGAAGATTTACAAGGAGTTTATGGATTAAAAGCCATTCGAATTAAGGTAATGAATTCGGACGATAATATAGACTCTCAATATACTTACAAAGAATTACTAGACACCTTGCATTAG
- a CDS encoding metallophosphoesterase has translation MKLFSDMRFNKIKIFFLSLFALLIVTSCATHYAQWGSNSKRNTLINEKDSTKIAHRFFLIGDAGNADEDNAKKLLHSLQEQLQQSDKNATLLFLGDNIYPKGMPDEKDKAAYDIALEKITTQLALSKYFKGKTIFIPGNHDWYSGINGLKRQEIIINNYLGDKKAFLPANSCPIDDKKINDQLCLVTIDSQWFLEDWDKIPNINDDCSIKTREDFFEEFESILNKNKDKTVVVAIHHPLMSNGTHGGQFSLEKQLFPLEQKIPLPIIGSFVNFFRKTSGISPQDIQNKQYQILVKRLKTLLQNQDNVVLVSGHDHNLQYIENENIKQIISGAGSKSEAARAINPNDFSYGKNGFATLTSYTNGKTTVKYFGIENNKTKVLFEKTIFEPKKETISNYPNSFAATTKASIYSPEMTSKSIFHNFLLGKHYREYYSQLIEVPTASLNTLFNGVTPSRAGGGHQSKSLRLINTEGKEYVMRALKKSPSRFLQSVAFKDQYVENEFENTYAENFLYDFYTTSHPYTPLAVGNMADKIGVFHSNPALYYIPKQKALGEFNTDFGNELYLVEERPTDSQKELLNFGKSEAIIGTDELLENLQKDEKYAVDENEYIKARLFDMLIGDWDRHYDQWRWAEYKIGNKIIYKPIPRDRDQAFSKYDGTLLSLLMNIPALRHMQSFKNNIDNVKWFNREAYPLDVAFLKNATEKDWINQAKFIQENLSDVTIDSAFDNLPSEVQDETIASIKQKLKLRKAELTDYASQYNKVLQKTVIVVGTNKKDQFSIKPVSKNKVEITVSRIKKEGKELLYSKTFDSHSTKNIWIYGLDDEDVFDFQGTQKSAIKIKLIGGQNNDSYVITNGKNITILDFKSKKNNFDIDSRTKTILTDDYETNLYNYQKPKYNAFSGLPTIGFNPDDGVKLGIIANYTINHFKQNPYTLKHTLKANYYFATDGFELGYHLDVPKLIGKWNFGFDSQFTSPNFAINYFGYGNNTANVDEINGMDYNRVHIRMLKFAPKIEKIGRLGSRISFQLAYENFDVENTAGRFISIPNIVNPEIFNHQQFAGATVEYGYENYDSPSLPTMGMGFLIAANWKMNLENNKQNFPTLESKINFNHKIDHQGKIVFATLLKGKMILNNNFEFYQAAALGGDYDLRGFRNQRFIGNQSFFQSSDLRFSIGKIKNSLIPMSYGFFGGYDYGRVWLDGEASNKWHQSVGGGLWLNGINTVTARLSYFKSADEEARISFGIGFGF, from the coding sequence ATGAAATTGTTTTCGGATATGCGATTCAACAAAATTAAAATATTTTTTCTCTCACTTTTCGCCTTATTAATAGTCACTTCCTGTGCAACCCATTATGCTCAATGGGGAAGCAATTCGAAAAGAAATACGCTTATTAACGAAAAGGATTCAACAAAAATTGCACATCGCTTTTTTTTAATTGGTGATGCGGGAAATGCCGATGAAGATAACGCTAAAAAATTGCTTCACTCTTTACAGGAACAACTTCAACAATCCGATAAAAATGCTACTCTATTGTTTTTAGGTGATAATATCTATCCAAAAGGAATGCCTGATGAAAAAGATAAAGCAGCTTACGATATTGCATTAGAAAAAATAACTACTCAATTAGCTCTTTCTAAATATTTTAAAGGGAAAACCATTTTTATTCCCGGTAATCACGATTGGTATTCAGGTATTAACGGATTAAAACGTCAGGAAATAATAATAAACAATTATCTGGGGGATAAAAAAGCATTTCTTCCTGCAAATAGCTGCCCTATTGATGATAAAAAAATAAATGACCAACTTTGTTTAGTTACCATTGATAGCCAATGGTTTCTGGAAGATTGGGACAAAATCCCCAATATTAATGACGATTGCAGTATAAAAACGCGTGAAGACTTTTTTGAAGAATTTGAAAGTATTTTAAACAAAAACAAAGATAAAACCGTAGTTGTAGCAATTCATCATCCTTTGATGAGCAACGGAACACATGGTGGACAATTTTCACTGGAAAAACAACTATTTCCATTAGAACAAAAAATTCCTTTACCTATTATTGGTTCATTTGTCAATTTCTTTAGAAAAACATCCGGAATTAGTCCGCAGGACATTCAAAACAAGCAATACCAAATCTTGGTAAAACGCCTGAAAACACTTTTACAAAACCAGGACAATGTAGTTCTGGTTTCGGGACACGACCATAATTTGCAGTACATAGAAAATGAAAACATCAAACAAATTATTAGTGGTGCTGGCTCAAAATCAGAAGCTGCCAGAGCAATAAATCCTAATGATTTCTCTTATGGTAAAAACGGATTTGCAACTTTAACAAGCTATACTAACGGAAAAACTACCGTTAAATACTTTGGCATTGAAAACAACAAAACCAAAGTTCTCTTTGAAAAAACAATCTTTGAACCTAAAAAAGAAACCATAAGCAATTATCCTAATTCTTTTGCAGCAACTACAAAAGCGAGCATTTATAGTCCTGAAATGACTTCCAAAAGCATTTTTCATAATTTCCTTTTAGGCAAACATTATCGGGAATATTACAGCCAATTAATCGAAGTTCCAACTGCTTCATTAAATACCCTTTTTAATGGTGTAACTCCTTCAAGAGCAGGTGGCGGTCACCAATCTAAGTCGTTACGTCTTATAAATACTGAAGGAAAAGAATATGTTATGCGTGCCCTAAAGAAAAGTCCTAGTCGATTTTTACAAAGTGTCGCTTTCAAAGACCAATATGTAGAAAATGAATTTGAAAACACCTATGCTGAGAATTTTCTATATGATTTTTACACTACTTCCCATCCTTACACACCATTGGCAGTAGGAAACATGGCAGACAAAATTGGCGTTTTTCATAGCAATCCAGCCCTTTATTATATCCCAAAGCAAAAAGCATTGGGCGAATTCAATACCGATTTTGGAAATGAATTATACCTGGTTGAAGAAAGACCCACGGATAGCCAAAAAGAACTTCTTAATTTTGGAAAATCAGAAGCCATTATTGGAACTGATGAACTACTCGAAAACTTACAAAAGGACGAAAAATACGCTGTTGACGAAAACGAATACATCAAAGCGCGTTTGTTTGACATGCTCATTGGCGACTGGGACAGGCATTATGACCAGTGGCGTTGGGCTGAATACAAAATAGGAAATAAAATCATTTACAAACCCATTCCCCGCGACCGTGATCAGGCTTTTTCGAAATACGATGGTACTTTGTTATCACTTTTGATGAACATTCCCGCACTTCGCCACATGCAAAGCTTTAAAAATAACATTGATAATGTAAAATGGTTTAATCGAGAAGCTTATCCGTTAGACGTTGCTTTTCTAAAAAATGCAACCGAAAAAGACTGGATTAATCAGGCTAAATTTATTCAGGAAAATCTAAGTGATGTAACTATTGATAGTGCATTTGACAATTTACCTTCAGAAGTCCAAGATGAAACGATAGCTTCAATCAAACAAAAATTAAAACTTAGAAAAGCCGAATTAACCGACTATGCGAGTCAATACAACAAGGTTTTACAAAAAACGGTAATTGTTGTTGGTACCAATAAAAAAGACCAATTCAGCATCAAACCTGTTTCTAAAAACAAAGTCGAAATCACTGTATCGCGAATCAAAAAAGAGGGAAAAGAACTGCTTTACAGTAAAACATTCGATTCGCATTCGACAAAAAACATTTGGATTTACGGACTGGACGACGAGGATGTTTTTGATTTTCAGGGCACTCAAAAATCAGCGATAAAAATAAAATTAATTGGAGGTCAAAATAATGACAGCTATGTTATTACGAATGGAAAAAACATTACAATCCTTGACTTCAAATCAAAAAAGAACAATTTTGACATTGATTCCAGAACAAAAACCATCTTAACCGATGATTATGAAACCAACTTGTACAACTATCAAAAACCTAAATACAATGCGTTTTCTGGCTTGCCTACTATAGGTTTTAATCCCGATGATGGGGTGAAATTAGGAATCATAGCTAATTATACCATCAATCATTTCAAACAAAACCCTTATACTTTAAAGCATACTCTTAAAGCCAATTACTATTTTGCGACCGATGGTTTTGAATTAGGTTATCATTTAGATGTTCCTAAACTTATAGGGAAATGGAATTTTGGGTTTGACTCACAATTTACCAGCCCGAACTTTGCCATAAATTATTTTGGTTATGGAAATAACACTGCCAATGTGGACGAAATAAACGGCATGGATTACAACAGAGTACATATCAGAATGTTGAAATTTGCTCCTAAAATTGAAAAAATAGGACGATTAGGAAGCCGTATTAGTTTCCAGCTTGCTTATGAGAATTTTGATGTAGAAAATACAGCCGGTCGATTTATTTCGATTCCAAATATTGTAAATCCTGAAATTTTCAATCATCAGCAATTTGCGGGAGCCACTGTTGAATATGGCTATGAAAACTACGACAGTCCTTCGCTGCCGACAATGGGAATGGGATTTTTAATTGCTGCCAATTGGAAAATGAATCTGGAAAACAACAAGCAAAATTTCCCAACATTAGAATCTAAAATCAATTTTAATCACAAAATAGATCATCAGGGGAAAATTGTATTTGCTACTTTATTAAAAGGAAAAATGATTTTGAACAATAATTTTGAATTTTATCAGGCAGCTGCTTTAGGCGGCGACTATGATTTAAGAGGTTTTAGAAACCAACGTTTTATAGGCAATCAGTCTTTTTTCCAAAGCAGTGATCTTCGTTTTTCTATTGGAAAAATAAAAAACAGTCTTATTCCAATGTCTTATGGCTTTTTTGGAGGATACGATTATGGAAGAGTCTGGCTTGATGGAGAAGCCTCTAACAAATGGCATCAATCTGTGGGCGGTGGTTTATGGCTTAACGGAATCAATACCGTAACGGCGCGTTTAAGCTATTTTAAAAGCGCTGATGAAGAAGCCCGAATTAGTTTTGGTATTGGATTTGGTTTCTAA
- a CDS encoding nucleoid-associated protein, with product MINLFNTHIETLSIHRVGNKSRNEAIFLSEQPFNLQDEIVPLIKEFFFKPFREKEENYYQFAHEVDLDYNDMYKYACEIFDNPSTLHETSKKITQHLFEQSNHPHIKNGEVYVTYLTNINIDNNVVDAIGIFKSELQSDFLQFEEKESNLEMILQQGINLNKLDKGCLIFNHKKEEGFKILTVDSNRYDARYWLEHFLSVDAFEDENFITKKYLKFCQNFAKDVVFPAEDKKEEVMFMNRSVNYFAKNDQFEEQNFLNEVLDNPDLIPEFKNYKVDKGEKYSIEDVTSFPIANAAVSDARKSIKNVINLDTNIQIKMDFINPESAEKFVEKGWDEEKQMYYYLVYFNKEQKS from the coding sequence ATGATCAACCTATTCAACACACACATCGAAACGCTTTCTATTCACAGAGTAGGAAATAAAAGCCGAAATGAGGCTATCTTTTTATCGGAGCAACCTTTCAACCTACAAGATGAAATTGTGCCTCTTATAAAAGAATTCTTTTTTAAACCTTTTAGAGAAAAAGAAGAAAACTATTACCAATTTGCCCATGAAGTCGATTTGGATTACAATGACATGTACAAATATGCCTGTGAAATTTTTGACAACCCAAGTACTTTGCATGAGACTTCTAAAAAAATCACGCAGCACTTATTTGAACAATCCAATCATCCACACATTAAAAACGGAGAAGTTTATGTTACTTACCTAACAAACATCAACATCGATAACAATGTGGTTGACGCTATCGGAATTTTCAAAAGTGAGTTACAAAGCGACTTTTTACAATTTGAAGAAAAAGAATCTAATTTAGAAATGATTCTACAACAAGGAATCAATTTAAATAAGCTGGACAAAGGTTGTTTGATCTTTAATCATAAAAAAGAAGAAGGTTTTAAAATCTTAACAGTTGACAGCAACCGCTATGATGCACGTTATTGGTTAGAACATTTCCTTTCGGTTGATGCTTTTGAAGACGAAAATTTCATCACTAAGAAATATTTGAAATTTTGTCAAAACTTTGCCAAAGATGTCGTTTTTCCAGCCGAAGACAAAAAAGAAGAAGTAATGTTCATGAACCGTTCGGTAAATTATTTTGCCAAAAACGATCAGTTTGAAGAACAAAATTTCTTAAACGAAGTTTTAGACAATCCTGATTTGATCCCTGAGTTTAAAAACTACAAAGTTGATAAAGGCGAAAAATACAGCATCGAAGATGTAACCTCATTCCCAATTGCAAATGCAGCTGTAAGTGATGCCCGAAAATCAATCAAAAACGTTATTAATCTGGATACAAACATTCAGATAAAAATGGATTTCATTAATCCTGAAAGTGCAGAGAAATTTGTGGAAAAAGGATGGGACGAAGAAAAACAAATGTATTACTACTTAGTTTATTTTAATAAAGAACAAAAATCTTAA
- a CDS encoding PAS domain-containing sensor histidine kinase has product MDKQEIYNQTIDTFEIGIWDINLKNNRIFFDANTKSFFEVSEDFMPDFKNTLVFFNRKNLIQFKSLLQKAIENQIPVCGKFQIITAQKTIKHLECICQVEFMANQLHRIHGTFKDITTEQERTIAIELAIKKFSSVFSNANDVIENLSLLSLVASETTDSIIITNAEGKAIWANQAYMNLTDLTLEQIIGKKPNYISIGIETNFEKIKKIQQALEKKQETKVVFQNYNKYKKKYWLELNITPIFDSKGNCTKFIGIGRDITATKEKEIELKNILEVSNQQNNKLLNFAHIVSHNIRSHTCNLQMVLNVIDETDTIDEKLSFIEMFKEGTEKLSKTIENLNEVITIQKNSKTKKTIVNLKSEIEKITHSFKDKISITHHIPANLNINVIPDYLENIVYNLLTNAVKYQSPERLPLLDISCKTEDGFHIVSFKDNGLGINLQKYKHKIFGMYKTFHENEDAKGFGLFIVKNQMEAMKGKIEVESTAGLGSNFKLYFNEK; this is encoded by the coding sequence ATGGATAAACAGGAAATTTACAATCAAACAATTGATACTTTTGAAATTGGAATTTGGGATATTAACCTAAAAAACAATCGTATTTTTTTTGATGCAAATACAAAATCTTTCTTTGAAGTTTCGGAGGATTTTATGCCTGACTTTAAAAATACTTTAGTTTTTTTTAATCGAAAAAATCTAATCCAGTTCAAATCTTTACTACAAAAAGCGATTGAGAATCAAATTCCTGTTTGCGGAAAATTCCAAATAATTACAGCTCAAAAAACAATCAAACACTTAGAATGTATCTGTCAGGTTGAATTTATGGCTAATCAACTCCATCGTATTCACGGCACTTTTAAAGATATTACTACAGAACAAGAACGGACAATTGCAATAGAATTAGCTATCAAAAAATTCTCTTCTGTATTTTCTAATGCTAATGATGTCATTGAAAATTTGAGTCTGTTATCGCTTGTTGCTTCTGAAACTACTGACAGTATCATTATTACAAATGCTGAAGGAAAAGCCATCTGGGCGAATCAGGCCTACATGAATTTAACCGATTTAACATTAGAACAAATTATTGGGAAAAAACCTAATTATATTTCTATTGGAATAGAAACTAATTTTGAAAAGATAAAAAAAATCCAACAGGCACTGGAAAAGAAGCAAGAAACCAAGGTAGTTTTTCAAAATTATAACAAGTATAAAAAGAAATACTGGCTCGAATTAAACATTACTCCAATATTTGATTCTAAAGGTAATTGTACCAAATTCATTGGTATTGGAAGGGATATTACCGCTACAAAAGAAAAAGAAATTGAGCTCAAAAACATATTAGAGGTGAGCAATCAGCAAAACAATAAACTTTTAAATTTTGCACATATTGTTTCGCATAACATCCGATCGCATACCTGTAATTTACAAATGGTTTTAAACGTTATTGATGAAACCGACACAATCGATGAAAAACTAAGTTTTATCGAAATGTTCAAAGAAGGTACCGAAAAACTATCCAAGACCATTGAAAATTTAAACGAAGTAATTACTATTCAAAAAAATAGCAAAACCAAGAAAACAATAGTCAATTTAAAATCAGAAATAGAGAAAATTACCCATTCTTTCAAAGATAAAATTAGTATTACACACCATATTCCTGCTAATTTAAACATCAATGTTATCCCTGATTATCTGGAAAACATTGTCTATAATTTATTAACCAACGCTGTAAAATACCAATCTCCTGAGAGACTTCCTTTGTTAGATATCAGTTGCAAAACAGAGGACGGATTCCATATTGTTTCTTTCAAAGACAACGGATTAGGAATCAATCTTCAAAAATACAAGCATAAAATATTTGGCATGTACAAAACTTTTCATGAAAATGAAGATGCCAAAGGTTTTGGATTATTCATCGTAAAAAACCAAATGGAAGCCATGAAAGGTAAAATTGAAGTAGAAAGTACAGCAGGATTAGGCAGCAATTTTAAATTGTATTTTAATGAAAAATAA
- a CDS encoding Pycsar system effector family protein, producing the protein MNLIEQAQDFVYKLLKDKLSDSFIYHNFNHTSDVVEAVKILASQENLTEEELEMLVVAAWFHDTGYIDGVENHEENSVKIAAQFLADKGKTSTYIEQLSALIRATLYSYEPQTILEKIIKDADFYHFTKENYCDRCECLRAEWKIVKQKETSDLEWARENLKMLTECHEYYTNYAIANWKVLKDKNVSLIQQKIKKMEEEQEEKKEKKEKKDKSKKEPKTAKPDRGIDTMFRVTLNNHTRLSGIADSKANILLSVNAIIISIALSTIVPKLDSPSNAHLVVPTFILLTFSVVSIVFAILSTRPKVTTGTFTRQDIEEQKVNLLFFGNFYKMPLEEYEWAVNEMMKDNSYLYNSMIKDLYFLGIVLERKYKLLRITYNIFMIGIIVSFLAFLLAFNGIRA; encoded by the coding sequence ATGAATCTTATAGAGCAAGCACAAGATTTTGTTTATAAATTACTCAAAGATAAACTTTCTGATTCATTTATTTATCACAATTTCAACCATACTTCTGATGTGGTTGAGGCTGTAAAAATACTTGCGTCACAAGAGAATTTAACTGAAGAAGAACTTGAAATGCTTGTGGTTGCGGCCTGGTTTCATGATACGGGTTATATTGATGGAGTTGAAAATCATGAAGAAAACAGTGTGAAAATTGCTGCGCAGTTTTTGGCAGATAAAGGAAAAACATCCACTTATATTGAACAGCTAAGTGCTTTAATCAGGGCAACTTTGTACTCTTATGAACCCCAAACTATTCTTGAAAAAATAATCAAAGATGCCGATTTTTATCATTTTACAAAGGAAAATTACTGCGATCGATGTGAATGTTTAAGAGCCGAATGGAAAATTGTCAAGCAAAAAGAAACTTCCGATTTAGAATGGGCTCGGGAAAATTTGAAAATGCTAACCGAATGCCATGAGTATTACACCAATTATGCAATTGCAAACTGGAAGGTTTTAAAGGATAAAAATGTAAGTTTGATTCAGCAGAAAATTAAAAAAATGGAAGAAGAGCAAGAAGAAAAAAAAGAGAAAAAAGAGAAAAAAGATAAATCCAAAAAAGAACCTAAAACCGCTAAACCCGATCGCGGAATTGATACGATGTTTAGGGTTACTTTGAACAATCATACCCGTTTGAGCGGAATAGCCGATAGCAAAGCCAATATTTTATTATCGGTAAATGCTATTATTATTTCTATTGCGTTATCTACCATTGTTCCTAAACTTGATAGTCCCAGCAATGCGCATTTGGTGGTTCCAACTTTTATTTTGCTTACATTTAGTGTTGTTTCTATTGTTTTTGCTATTCTTTCTACCCGACCTAAGGTTACTACCGGAACTTTTACAAGACAAGATATTGAAGAACAAAAAGTGAATTTGTTGTTCTTTGGTAATTTTTACAAAATGCCTTTGGAAGAATACGAATGGGCGGTTAACGAAATGATGAAAGACAACAGCTATTTATACAATTCGATGATTAAGGATTTGTATTTTTTAGGTATTGTTTTAGAACGAAAATACAAGCTGTTACGCATAACCTACAATATTTTTATGATTGGGATTATCGTTTCATTTCTGGCTTTTCTCCTTGCATTCAATGGTATTAGAGCCTAA
- a CDS encoding SdiA-regulated/phytase-like domain-containing protein yields the protein MKNIFPIVLLSSLFSFCQRESSVISELYTLPKQLKEVSGIVFTESSKLLWTLEDSGNANEIYAVDNQGKLKKSISIAQTENIDWEDITKDGQGNLYIGDFGNNENTRKDLAIYKIAKDSLQNESVIPSYKISFVYPEQTEFPPKKTKLFYDVEAFVEYKNNFYLFTKNRSKGFDGTTLLYKVPNKAGFHQAELLGEFKAEGDYQNAAITSATISPDGKKVVLLSHSKIWIFQNFTSDNFFSASVNKVDLQHFSQKEAICFKDNTTLLIADEKTKKIGGLVYQLDLSALN from the coding sequence ATGAAAAATATTTTTCCTATCGTTTTGTTATCTTCTTTATTTAGCTTTTGCCAAAGAGAATCTTCTGTTATTTCAGAGCTTTACACTTTACCCAAACAATTAAAAGAAGTTTCGGGAATTGTTTTTACCGAAAGTTCTAAGTTATTATGGACTCTGGAAGACAGCGGAAATGCAAATGAAATTTATGCAGTTGATAATCAGGGTAAATTAAAAAAAAGTATTAGCATTGCTCAAACCGAAAATATCGATTGGGAAGATATTACTAAAGACGGCCAGGGAAATTTGTATATAGGCGATTTTGGTAATAATGAAAATACAAGAAAAGATTTGGCGATTTATAAAATTGCCAAAGATTCTTTGCAAAACGAAAGTGTAATCCCTTCATATAAAATTAGTTTTGTTTACCCGGAACAAACGGAATTTCCTCCTAAAAAAACAAAACTTTTTTATGATGTTGAAGCTTTTGTCGAATATAAAAACAACTTTTATTTGTTTACCAAAAATAGGAGTAAAGGTTTTGACGGAACTACATTGTTATATAAAGTACCCAACAAAGCCGGATTTCATCAGGCTGAATTATTAGGAGAATTTAAAGCCGAAGGCGATTACCAAAATGCGGCTATAACCAGCGCAACCATTAGTCCCGATGGCAAAAAAGTAGTTTTGTTGAGTCATAGCAAAATATGGATTTTTCAAAATTTCACCTCCGATAATTTTTTCTCTGCTTCAGTAAACAAAGTCGATTTACAGCATTTTTCTCAAAAAGAAGCCATTTGTTTTAAAGACAATACAACGCTTTTAATAGCCGACGAAAAGACTAAAAAAATAGGTGGATTAGTCTATCAATTGGACTTAAGTGCTTTAAATTAA